The stretch of DNA CGCCGCCAAGCTGACGCCCGAGCAGATGCAGCAACTCGCCGCCCTGGTCGAGGCGGGGCCGGACGTGGACACGGATGGCGTGGTGCGCTGGCGCCGGGTCGACCTGCAGGCGCGCATCAGGGAGCTGTTCGGGGTCGAGATGCACGAGCGTACGGTCGGCAAGCACTTGGCCAAGCTCGGCTTCGTGCGGCTCTCGGTGCGCCCGCAGCATCCCAAGGCCGACGAGGCGGCACAGGAGGCTTTTAAAAAACCTTCGCCTCGCGGGTGACGGAACTCCTCCCCGAGACCGCCCACGGCAAGCCGCTCGAGATCTGGTTCCAGGACGAGGCCCGCGTCGGCCAGCAGGGCACGCTGACGCGGGTCTGGGCGCGCAAGGGGACACGCCCGCGAGCGCCGCGCGACCAGCGCTACAAGTGGACATACCTGTTCGGAGCGGCCTGCCCGGCGCGGGGCACCAGCGCGGCTCTGGTGCTGCCGACGGTCAACACCGCGATGATGTCGCTGCATCTGGCCGAGATCAGCCGGCAGGTGGCGCCCGGCGCGCACGCGATCCTGGTGCTGGACGGGGCTGGCTATCATGGCACCGCCAAGAAGCCTCGCCCGCGCGGCCTGGTGGTGCCGGACAACATCACGTTGCTACACTTGCCGGCCTCGTCTCCAGAGCTGAACCCGATCGAGTTGGTCTGGCAGTACCTGCGCCAGAACAAGCTCGCCCACCGGGTCTACCGCACCTACCAGCAGATCGTCGACGCCTGCTGCGACGCCTGGAACTTCTTCGCCAACGACCCAGACCTCGTCACCTCCATCACCGCGCGGGACTGGGCACAGGTCAAACTTTAGGGCCGTTGGTATTAGAACCTGCGCGCCACCCCGATGCCGGCAGCCGCCTCAAGGTCGCCAACCCTCAGTGCCATAAGGCGAACTCGCGAAATCCCAAGAAATTCCGGGCGATCCCGCCTGTGCCATTAGAACCTGCACGTCACACCAGGACAAGTGCCGCCCCGAGCACGCGACAAAGACGTGGATCGACGCCGCCCTCCGGGACAACCCGGAGGGCTTTTTCGTGAATCGGCGTTCCGGCATCGGCAGCCCTTCGCGCCTGTCCAAGGCTCCGGATGCCCGTCTTCCCCCGGAAAATCGGCGGGCACGGTTTACGGCGACACTATCGGGCCAAGACAAGTCGAGGGTTCCCGAGTCCTGCCCGCCGATCGACTCTCAGGCTTGCGCGATCCCCTCCGTAATCGACCGAAATACGTAGTAAATCCCGAGGGCAATTTTACCCTCTTCCGGGAATCGGCTTGCCTGGATGGCGCCCGAACGGCTTCTCTCACGGACAAGCGTGGCGCTGGAGAGTGCTGCGCGGACCCTTTCCCCGCCACCCTCCGAGAAAGCCTGAATCATGACCGCCCGGGTCACCCGTGCCACTGCCGCGACCGCCCTCGCGGCCGGCCTGCTCTTCGCCGCTCCGGCCGTCGCCGGCGGCTATGGCTGCACCACCGATTGCTACCGCCAGGTCTCGACCCCGCCGGTCTACGGCACGGTGTCCGAGCAGGTGATGGTGCGCCCGCCGCGCCGGGTGAACCATGTCGTCCCGCCGGTCTACGACACCGTCTCCGAGCAGGTGCTGGTCGCGCCGGCCCGCCGGGTGTGGCAGACCTCGATCGACGCCTACGGCCAGACCGTCGGCTGCTGGGTCACGATCCCGGCCCGCTACGCCACCCAGACCCGCCGGGTGCTGGTGCGCCCGGCCCAGGTGGTGCCGGAGGTGATCCCGCCGGCCTACGCCTCCTACAACCGCCGCGTCCTGGTCCAGCCCGCCCGCTCCGGCTGGGTGCCGGCCAATGGCGGCTACGCCGCCGGCCCGGCCCCGGGCGGGATCGTCGGCGCGGGCCTGGGTCTGGCGGGCGCCGGCATCGGGCTCGGCGCGGCGGCCGTGGGCGCCGGTACCGGCCTCGTCTTCGGCGGCGGCAGCATCTACGACGGTTACTGAGCAGATTTCGCAAAAGTGGCCGCCGGTTTTGCGGCAAAAATCTGCGAGACAACAATAAACCAAGCGGACTTGCGTTGGCCTGCCAGCGCAAGTCCGCTTGGCCGCATGACGGCCCGGGTTCCCCCGGGCCGTCTCGTCGGCGGGTCCTTGCCGAGAGTCCTTGCCACCATGGGGGCTGCGCCCCAGAAACCCCGTCGAGCGAACGCGGCCGGAACGCCGCGCGCGGGCTGGGAGGCGACGACGTGGGTACCTTCAAGGCGGTGGTGATCGAGAAGGGCGAGGGCGGGCAGCGCGTCGCGCTCAAGGACGTCGACGAATCCGAGCTGATGGACGGCGACGTCACCGTCCGGGTCACCCATTCCACCCTCAACTACAAGGACGGGCTGGCGCTCACCGGCCAGGCCCCGGTGGTGCGGCGCTGGCCGATGATCCCCGGCATCGACTTTTCCGGCGTGGTCGAGACCTCGTCCCACCCGGACTGGAAGCCCGGCGACGCCGTGGTGCTCAACGGCTGGGGCACCGGCGAGACCCATCTCGGCGCCTATGCGGAGAAGTCGCGGGTCAAGGGCGACTGGCTGGTGGCGCTGCCGGCCAATTTCACCCCCGAACAGGCGATGGCGATCGGTACCGCCGGCTATACCGCGATGCTGGCCCTGCTGGCCCTGGAGCGCCACGGCCTCACCCCCGAGGCCGGCCCGGCCCTGGTGACCGGCGCGGCCGGCGGCGTCGGCTCGGTCGCCGTCTCGCTCCTGGCGCGGGCCGGCTGGCACGTCATCGCCTCGACCGGGCGGGCCGAGGAGGAGGCCGACTACCTGCGCGGCCTGGGCGCCGCCGAGATCATCGACCGCGCCGAGCTGAGCGCCCCGGGCAAGCCCCTCGGCAAGGAGCGCTGGGCCGCGACGATCGACGCGGTCGGCGCGACGACGCTCGCCAACGCCCTGGCGATGACCCGGTACGGCGGCGCGGTCGCGGCCTGCGGGCTCGCCGGCGGCATGGACCTGCCGACCTCCGTGGCGCCGTTCATCCTGCGCGGGGTGGCGCTCTACGGGATCGAGAGCGTGATGGCGCCGCTGCCCTTGCGCCGGGAGGCCTGGGCGCGGCTCGCCCGCGACCTCGACCCCTCCGCGCTCTCGGCGATGACCACCACCGTGCCGCTCGCCGGGGTGATCGAGCGCGGGCCGGAGATCCTGGCCGGGCGCACCCGCGGGCGCACCGTGGTGACGATCGCGTAAGCGGACGCGATGCGCGGAACCCTGGCGACGTCCCGCGCATTGCCCGTTTCATGAGCATTGCCTTCGTTCGCGAGAAGGAGGGCGGGGAGGCCTTCGAGGATCTTCCCGACCGTCCCGTCTCCCCGCACCCGAACTTCGTCACGCCGGAGGGCCTCGCCCTCATCGACGCCGAATTGGACCGGCTGCACGCCGAGCATGCCGGCCTGTCGCCCGACGACAAGGCCGACATGGCCCGGGTCAACCGCGACCTGCGCTACTGGACCGCCCGGCGCAACTCCGCCCAGGTGGTGGAGCAGCCGCCCGGCGACACGATCCATTTCGGCTCCACCGTCGCGATCGCCCGCGAGGACGGGACCGAGCAGACCTTCCGCATCGTCGGCGAGGACGAGGCCGATCCGGCCAGGGGCACGCTGTCCTACGTGGCGCCGCTCGCCCGCGCGCTCACCGGCAAGCAGGCGGGCGACGCCGTCACGGTGGCGGGTCACGAGGTCGAGATCGTCTCGGTCCGCTGAGGCGCCCGCCCCTCGATCAGGTCGCGCTCGCGGGTGATCGCGTCGCCGACGAAGTCGAGGAAGGCCCGCACCCGGGCGGCGCGGCGCAGGTCCGGATGGGTGAGGAGCCAGAGACCGGCGGCAAGCTCGGGTTCCGGTCCCGACAGCCGCACGAGGTCCGGGCGACGGTCGCCGATCATGCAGGGCAGGGGACCGATGCCGATTCCGGCCTCCACCGCATCCGCCAGCCCCTGCACGGTGTCGAGGCGCAGGACCAGCTGCTCAGGCACGGTCCTTTCCTGGACGTAGCGCGCCGCCGCCGCGGCCCCGAGGCGCGGTGCCGGCGAGACCCAGCGCCGCTCGCCGGGCGGCATCTCCGGGTCGAGGTCGGCCCGGGCGTAGAGCGCCCAGGCGATGGTGGCGAGGCGCCGTCCCACCAGGGTGTCGGGCGGGTCGTTGGTGGCGCGAAGCGCCACGTCGGCGTCGCGCTTGGCGAGGTTGAGCGCCTGTTCCGACACAACGACGTCGAGGCGGACCTCCGGGCAGCGGGCGCAGAACGCGGCGAGGATCGGGGTCAGGAGGCCGTTCAGCAGCGAGGCCGCGGTGGTGATGCGCAGCTCTCCCGCCGGGCTCAGACCCTGGCCCTCGATCCGCCGGGTGAAGGCCAGCACGTCCTCCTCCATCCGGGCGGCGATGCGCACCATCTCCTCGGCGGCCGGCGTCGGCACGTAGCCGGTGCGGTGGCGCTCGAAGAGCGGCGTGCGCAGGGCCGCCTCGATCTGGCCGAGGCGCCGGAAGGCGGTGGAATGGTTGATGCCGAGCCGCTCGGCCGCCTGGGTCAGGCCGCGCTGGTCGGAGATGGCCTTCACCAGCCGGAAATCGTCCCAGGCGAGGGCGGCGGTCACGCGATCGAACTCCCGACCTTGCGCGCCTGCAAGCGCGGGCTTGCACCATAGGCCATTTCCCCCGCGCCCGCGATCCGCGATGGTCCGCGCCGAGCAACCCTCCGGGAGATCCAAGCGATGGCGAAGGTTCTGGTCCTCTACTACTCGACCTACGGCCATATCGAGCAGATGGCCTACGCGGTGGCCGAGGGCGTCCGCGAGGCGGGGGCCGAGGCGGTGGTCAAGCGGGTGCCCGAGCTGGTGCCGGAGGAGATCGCCCGGCAATCGCATTACAAGCTCGACCAGAAGGCGCCGGTCGCTACGGTCGATGAATTGCCCACCTACGACGCGATCATCTTCGGCACGCCGACCCGCTACGGCAACATGGCCGCGCAGATGAAGAACTTCATCGACCAGACCGGCGGCCTGTGGGCGAAGGGCGCGCTGGTCGGCAAGGCGGGCGCGGTCTTCACCTCGACCGCCTCGCAGCATGGCGGCCAGGAATCGACGATCCTGAGCTTCCACACCGTGCTCTTGCATCAGGGCATGGTGGTGGTCGGCCTGCCCTACAGCTTCCAGGGCCAGCTCGGCACGGCCGAGGTGATGGGGAACTCGCCCTACGGTGCCTCGACCATTGCAGGCGGCGACGGCAGCCGCCAGCCGAGCGCGGTGGAACTGGACGGCGCCCGCTTCCAGGGCCGTCACGTCGCCGGCATCGCGGCGAAGCTCGCCGGCTGACGGTCCGCGCAAGAAAAAAGCCCGGACGCGAATCCGGGCCTCTGAGGCGGAAGGTCGATGGGGGCTTAGGTGACCTTCTAGGACCCATCAACGCGAGGCCTGCGGGATCGGTTCCGTGGGTTTCGCAAATTTTTTTGGGGCGGCGGCTCGGAAAGTGTCCGAGCGGTCACGCCGTGCGATCTGGCGCCCACATCGCCCCCTCGAAACGTCATCCCGGGTTTCAATTCGATCGGTCACCTCGGACAGGCATTCAGGATGAGGTCGCTCACCGCGGTGCCGCCGCTCGCGCCAGCCGGTCGCGGATCGCCTCGCCGAGGTCGTTCTCCGGGATCGGCGCCACCGCGATCGTCGCCGCGCCGCTCGCGTCGAGCCGGCGCAGAAAGGCGAAGAGGTGGGCCGCCGCCTCGGCGAGGTCGCCGGCCGGGCTGAGATTGAGGGAGAGCGCGGCCCGATCGAGCCCGTCCGGTGGGACCGGGCCGTACAGCAGCGCCGCCTCGCCGGGCCGGATCTCCGCGGCGTCGAGCCGCACCGCGGCGCGGGGCGCGTAATGCGAGGCGAGGAGCCCCGGGGAGACCGGAGCCGCCCCCGCCGGCGCACCCGGCAGCGCCAGCGTCCGGCCCAGAACCGCCTCGATCGCCTCGCGCGACACCCCGCCCGGGCGCAGCAGCGCCGGCGGCCCGTCGAGGCACGCGACGATGGTCGATTCGACGCCGACCGGGCAGGGGCCGCCGTCGAGGACCGCCGCGATCCGCCCGTCGAGATCGCCGAGGACGTGGTCGATGTCCGTCGGGCTCACCCGCCCCGAGCGGTTGGCCGAGGGCGCCGCCACCGGGCAGCCGGCCGCCGCCAGCACCGCGCGGGCCACGGGACTGGCCGGCACCCGCAAGGCCACGCTTCCCAGGCCCGCCCGGGCGAGGTCGCAGACGCGGGCCGTCTCGGCGACCGGCACCACCAGGGTCAGCGGGCCGGGCCAGAACGCCTGCGCCAGGGCCAGGGCATCCTCGCCGAACACCCCCTCGCGCCGCGCCGTCTCAAGGTCGGGCAGGTGGGCGATCAGCGGGTTGAATCGCGGCCGCTCCTTGGCGGCGTAGATGCCCGCCACCGCCGCCGGGTCGCCCGCATCGGCGCCGAGCCCGTAGACCGTCTCGGTCGGGATCGCCACGAGCTTGCCGGCGCGCAGCAGGGCGCTGGCCTCCAGGATGCCCGCGGCATCGGCGGTCAGCCGCCGTGTCGGCATTGACCCCGCGGGATCGTTCACGTCTAAACTGTCGGTCGCCATGCCGCCGGCCGTAGCGTCGGCGGCAGCCACACGTCAAATCCAAAGGGCGGTTTTCCGGGGACCCGTGCGGCGGTTCCCGCGGCGAGGCCGACCCGCTCCCGGGAGGAGCCCTCGATGACCTATCGCGCGCCCGTGGCCGAGATGGCCTTCACCCTCCGGCACGTCGCCGGGCTCGACCGCGCCATCGCGGAGGGCCTGCACGGCGACCTCTCGGACGACCTCGTCGACACGATCCTCGAGGAGGCTGGGCGCTTCGCCAACGACGTGGTGGCGCCCCTGAACAAGGTCGGCGACCGCCACGGCACCCCGCTCGAGGACGGCGTGGTGACGATGCCGCCGGGCTACCGCGAGGCCTACCGCGCCTGGACCGAGGGCGGCTGGAACGCGCTCCCGGGCCCGGTCGAGTATGGCGGCCAGGGCCTGCCGATCCTGCTCAACGCCGCCTGCATCGAGATGTGGAACTCCGCCGCCATGGCCTTCGGCCTCGGGCCGCTCCTCACCGCCGGCGGCGTCGAGGCGCTGAGCCGCCACGGCAGCGAGGAGCTGCGGTCGCGCTACCTCGAGAAGCTCGTCTCGGGCGAGTGGACCGCCACCATGAACCTCACCGAGCCGCAGGCCGGCTCGGACCTCTCGGTGATGCGCACCCGGGCCGAGCCCGTCGGCGACGGCTCGTACCGGATCTCGGGCGAGAAGATCTACATCACCTGGGGCGAGCACGACCTGACCGACAACATCGTGCATCTGGTGCTCGCCCGGCTGCCCGACGCGCCTCCCGGCACCCGCGGCATCTCGCTGTTCCTGGTGCCGAAGGTGCGGCCG from Methylobacterium aquaticum encodes:
- a CDS encoding IS630 family transposase (programmed frameshift) encodes the protein MAGIAITRTDLTAEELRAASSKAPSIPAARRMLALALVLEGADRTRAARSCGMDRQTLRDWVHRYNAEGLAGLRDRKAPGRAAKLTPEQMQQLAALVEAGPDVDTDGVVRWRRVDLQARIRELFGVEMHERTVGKHLAKLGFVRLSVRPQHPKADEAAQEAFKKPFASRVTELLPETAHGKPLEIWFQDEARVGQQGTLTRVWARKGTRPRAPRDQRYKWTYLFGAACPARGTSAALVLPTVNTAMMSLHLAEISRQVAPGAHAILVLDGAGYHGTAKKPRPRGLVVPDNITLLHLPASSPELNPIELVWQYLRQNKLAHRVYRTYQQIVDACCDAWNFFANDPDLVTSITARDWAQVKL
- a CDS encoding MDR family oxidoreductase, producing the protein MGTFKAVVIEKGEGGQRVALKDVDESELMDGDVTVRVTHSTLNYKDGLALTGQAPVVRRWPMIPGIDFSGVVETSSHPDWKPGDAVVLNGWGTGETHLGAYAEKSRVKGDWLVALPANFTPEQAMAIGTAGYTAMLALLALERHGLTPEAGPALVTGAAGGVGSVAVSLLARAGWHVIASTGRAEEEADYLRGLGAAEIIDRAELSAPGKPLGKERWAATIDAVGATTLANALAMTRYGGAVAACGLAGGMDLPTSVAPFILRGVALYGIESVMAPLPLRREAWARLARDLDPSALSAMTTTVPLAGVIERGPEILAGRTRGRTVVTIA
- the greA gene encoding transcription elongation factor GreA translates to MSIAFVREKEGGEAFEDLPDRPVSPHPNFVTPEGLALIDAELDRLHAEHAGLSPDDKADMARVNRDLRYWTARRNSAQVVEQPPGDTIHFGSTVAIAREDGTEQTFRIVGEDEADPARGTLSYVAPLARALTGKQAGDAVTVAGHEVEIVSVR
- a CDS encoding LysR family transcriptional regulator, whose amino-acid sequence is MTAALAWDDFRLVKAISDQRGLTQAAERLGINHSTAFRRLGQIEAALRTPLFERHRTGYVPTPAAEEMVRIAARMEEDVLAFTRRIEGQGLSPAGELRITTAASLLNGLLTPILAAFCARCPEVRLDVVVSEQALNLAKRDADVALRATNDPPDTLVGRRLATIAWALYARADLDPEMPPGERRWVSPAPRLGAAAAARYVQERTVPEQLVLRLDTVQGLADAVEAGIGIGPLPCMIGDRRPDLVRLSGPEPELAAGLWLLTHPDLRRAARVRAFLDFVGDAITRERDLIEGRAPQRTETISTS
- the wrbA gene encoding NAD(P)H:quinone oxidoreductase, with amino-acid sequence MAKVLVLYYSTYGHIEQMAYAVAEGVREAGAEAVVKRVPELVPEEIARQSHYKLDQKAPVATVDELPTYDAIIFGTPTRYGNMAAQMKNFIDQTGGLWAKGALVGKAGAVFTSTASQHGGQESTILSFHTVLLHQGMVVVGLPYSFQGQLGTAEVMGNSPYGASTIAGGDGSRQPSAVELDGARFQGRHVAGIAAKLAG
- a CDS encoding L-threonylcarbamoyladenylate synthase, coding for MPTRRLTADAAGILEASALLRAGKLVAIPTETVYGLGADAGDPAAVAGIYAAKERPRFNPLIAHLPDLETARREGVFGEDALALAQAFWPGPLTLVVPVAETARVCDLARAGLGSVALRVPASPVARAVLAAAGCPVAAPSANRSGRVSPTDIDHVLGDLDGRIAAVLDGGPCPVGVESTIVACLDGPPALLRPGGVSREAIEAVLGRTLALPGAPAGAAPVSPGLLASHYAPRAAVRLDAAEIRPGEAALLYGPVPPDGLDRAALSLNLSPAGDLAEAAAHLFAFLRRLDASGAATIAVAPIPENDLGEAIRDRLARAAAPR